One stretch of Salmo trutta chromosome 7, fSalTru1.1, whole genome shotgun sequence DNA includes these proteins:
- the LOC115197255 gene encoding selenide, water dikinase 1: MSVRESFNPESYELDKSFRLTRFTELKGTGCKVPQDVLQKLLEALQENHYQEDEQFLGAVMPRLGIGMDTCVIPLRHGGLSLVQTTDYIYPIVDDPYMMGRIACANVLSDLYAMGVTECDNMLMLLGISNKLSEKERDKVMPLIIQGFKDASEEAGTSVTGGQTVLNPWVVLGGVATTVCQPNEFIMPDNAVPGDVLILTKPLGTQVAVAVHQWLDIPDKWNKIKLVVTQEDVELAYQEAMMNMARLNRTAAGLMHTFNAHAATDITGFGILGHAQTLARQQRSEVSFVIHNLPVLAKMAAVSKACGNMFGLMHGTCPETSGGLLICLPREQAARFCAEIKSPKYGEGHQAWIIGIVEKGNRTARIIDKPRIIEVAPQLSTQNVNPTPGATS; the protein is encoded by the exons ATGTCTGTCAGAGAGTCGTTTAACCCAGAGAGCTACGAGCTAGACAAGAGCTTCAGACTCACACGCTTCACTGAGCTCAAAGGAACGGGCTGCAAG GTACCCCAGGATGTGCTACAGAAGCTTCTAGAAGCCCTGCAGGAGAACCACTATCAGGAGGATGAACAGTTCCTTGGAGCCGTCATGCCCAGACTtg GCATTGGTATGGACACCTGTGTCATCCCCCTCAGGCACGGGGGCCTTTCTCTAGTCCAAACGACAGACTACATCTACCCGATAGTGGACGACCCCTATATGATG gggCGAATTGCGTGTGCCAATGTTCTAAGTGACCTGTACGCCATGGGAGTGACGGAATGTGACAACATGTTGATGCTACTGGGGATCAGTAACAAACTGTCAGAAAAG GAGCGGGACAAGGTGATGCCTCTGATCATCCAGGGGTTCAAAGATGCGTCGGAGGAAGCAGGCACGTCTGTTACGGGGGGACAGACAGTTCTTAACCCCTGGGTGGTCCTGGGGGGGGTGGCCACTACGGTCTGTCAACCCAATGAGTTCATCAT GCCAGACAACGCAGTGCCAGGAGATGTGTTGATTCTCACCAAACCTCTTGGGACTCAGGTGGCTGTGGCGGTACACCAGTGGCTGGATATT CCTGACAAGTGGAATAAGATCAAGCTGGTGGTGACTCAGGAGGATGTAGAGCTGGCATATCAGGAAGCTATGATGAACATGGCCCGGCTCAACAGGACAG CTGCAGGTCTGATGCACACCTTCAACGCTCACGCCGCCACTGACATCACTGGCTTCGGGATTCTGGGTCATGCCCAGACATTGGCACGGCAACAGCGTAGCGAGGTCTCATTCGTCATTCACAACCTCCCTGTGCTCGCCAAGATGGCCGCTGTGTCCAAGGCCTGCGGGAACATGTTCGGACTCATGCACGGCACCTGCCCCGAGACATCAG GGGGTCTGTTGATCTGTCTTCCCAGGGAGCAGGCAGCTCGTTTCTGTGCTGAGATCAAATCTCCTAAATACGGCGAGGGCCACCAGGCCTGGATCATCGGCATTGTGGAGAAGGGCAACCGCACCGCCCGCATCATCGACAAACCACGAATCATCGAGGTCGCTCCTCAGCTCTCCACACAGAATGTCAACCCCACACCCGGCGCAACCTCATAA